Proteins co-encoded in one Pseudochaenichthys georgianus chromosome 22, fPseGeo1.2, whole genome shotgun sequence genomic window:
- the col10a1a gene encoding collagen, type X, alpha 1a, with protein sequence MLIILCKMDIRVASIFLLMVAFAAAHGERYVVKKLVKAAPQYQPYSVKSQVVSVAGEPGAPGEPGPEGPEGPAGPAGESAVGQPGAEGPAGAPGAPGRSIAGKPGSPGGSGKPGSHGLPGEKGDTGVAGVQGPRGVPGSSGSPGPAGLSATGKPGPSGLPGQMGSRGESGLKGHPGVPGLPGSKGDRGVGVQGAQGETGPEGAVGAPGQSGEAGVGKPGRNGMAGEPGKSGSSGRDGAAGPMGPQGPKGHTGATGVGMPGKSGDNGAPGMPGAGGPKGHQGPAGATGAPGVPGYGKPGSNGEKGERGFTGVSGSTGAKGEKGPTGYTGATGATGPTGSVGPQGATGFTGEHGAVGSKGDAGATGAQGIKGNKGDQGAQGFAGKQGYPGTAGPPGPRGASGPTGDKGHTGGPGTPGASGIPGPAGPKGHPGRAGESGASGSDGAPGTGGPTGPQGPSGASGLKGHPGLPGPSGPAGLSAKGVPGPQGPPGMTGDNGVDGEAGPAGPTGAPGAPGEMMYEKGMGMGEIMVKSPMSAFTASLITPYPASGSPIKFDQIVYNAENHYDPESGIFTCTVPGVYYFSYNIHVNGAHALVGLYKNGQPVMFSYDEYNKGFLDQMSGSAVLLLDQQDTVFLQIPDEEANGVFAADNVHCSFSGFLIAST encoded by the exons ATGCTG ATCATACTTTGCAAGATGGACATAAGAGTAGCAAGCATCTTCCTGCTCATGGTGGCTTTTGCAGCTGCCCATGGAGAACGCTATGTGGTGAAGAAATTGGTGAAGGCCGCCCCTCAGTACCAGCCCTACTCTGTGAAGAGCCAAG TGGTGTCAGTGGCAGGTGAGCCTGGAGCCCCAGGTGAGCCCGGCCCTGAGGGACCTGAGGGACCTGCTGGCCCCGCAGGTGAGAGTGCTGTCGGTCAACCTGGAGCCGAAGGACCTGCTGGAGCCCCTGGAGCTCCTGGTCGCTCCATTGCTGGCAAACCTGGTTCCCCAGGTGGATCTGGAAAACCTGGCAGCCACGGACTTCCTGGTGAAAAGGGAGACACCGGAGTCGCTGGCGTTCAAGGACCAAGGGGAGTCCCTGGATCCTCCGGAAGCCCTGGACCTGCTGGCCTCTCTGCTACTGGCAAGCCTGGACCTTCAGGTCTTCCTGGACAAATGGGATCCAGAGGAGAGTCTGGTCTGAAAGGACATCCAGGTGTACCTGGCCTGCCAGGTTCTAAGGGTGATAGAGGGGTGGGAGTTCAAGGAGCTCAGGGTGAGACAGGGCCCGAAGGAGCTGTGGGCGCACCTGGACAATCAGGTGAGGCCGGTGTTGGAAAGCCAGGAAGAAATGGTATGGCAGGTGAGCCAGGAAAGTCAGGTAGCTCAGGTAGGGATGGTGCCGCAGGTCCCATGGGACCACAGGGACCCAAGGGACACACTGGTGCCACAGGAGTAGGTATGCCAGGTAAATCAGGTGATAACGGTGCCCCAGGTATGCCTGGTGCAGGTGGCCCTAAAGGCCACCAAGGACCTGCTGGGGCAACTGGTGCCCCTGGAGTCCCCGGATATGGAAAGCCAGGATCTAATGGAGAGAAGGGAGAGAGGGGATTTACAGGTGTCAGCGGGTCCACAGGTGCCAAGGGTGAGAAAGGTCCTACAGGATATACTGGTGCTACTGGTGCCACTGGACCAACTGGTTCTGTTGGACCTCAGGGTGCAACTGGTTTCACAGGTGAGCATGGCGCTGTTGGCTCCAAAGGTGACGCAGGTGCGACTGGAGCTCAGGGAATTAAGGGAAACAAGGGAGATCAGGGAGCACAGGGCTTTGCAGGCAAGCagggttatccaggcacagctggtCCTCCTGGACCCAGAGGAGCCTCTGGACCCACAGGTGACAAAGGTCATACAGGTGGCCCAGGTACCCCAGGTGCCTCTGGTATTCCAGGCCCTGCTGGACCCAAAGGTCATCCCGGTCGTGCTGGTGAGTCAGGTGCCTCTGGTTCTGATGGTGCTCCAGGTACCGGAGGACCTACTGGTCCTCAGGGTCCTTCTGGTGCTTCTGGCCTTAAGGGACATCCAGGTCTGCCTGGTCCTTCTGGCCCTGCAGGTTTGTCTGCCAAGGGTGTCCCTGGACCTCAGGGTCCCCCTGGTATGACCGGTGATAATGGTGTTGATGGAGAGGCTGGCCCTGCTGGTCCCACTGGTGCTCCTGGTGCTCCTGGTGAGATGATGTATGAGAAAGGCATGGGAATGGGTGAGATTATGGTCAAGTCCCCCATGTCTGCTTTCACTGCATCTCTGATCACCCCCTACCCTGCTTCTGGCAGCCCTATCAAGTTTGACCAGATTGTGTACAATGCTGAGAACCACTATGACCCTGAGTCTGGCATTTTCACTTGCACAGTTCCTGGAGTTTACTATTTCTCCTACAACATCCATGTTAATGGAGCTCATGCTCTGGTGGGTCTGTACAAGAACGGCCAGCCTGTTATGTTCTCTTATGATGAGTACAACAAGGGCTTCCTGGACCAGATGTCCGGTAGTGCTGTCCTCCTGCTTGATCAGCAGGACACAGTCTTCCTCCAGATCCCCGATGAGGAGGCCAATGGTGTCTTTGCCGCCGACAATGTGCACTGCTCTTTCTCTGGGTTCCTCATTGCCTCAACGTGA